The genome window GGGACACTGAACGTAGAGCAGAAGGAAtagcttctttaaatgaggttacagcggtatccgataagcgtcgactgtagaaactcTTGGGAGGAGGAGATAACGGTAGTAGAGATCTAAAGGTTATCAGAAGATTGTCCGACAGGAGAggtttctgtggaaaaattgttcaatcccaatcccaaacacaagaaccaagtcgagagtgtggttaaaacagtaaGTTGGTTTACTAACACtttgacagaaaccaattgaatctaataatgaaagaaatgcagtaccaaggctgtcgttgtcgacatccacatgaatgttaaaatcacccacaataattTCCAAACTCGTTAAACtcgaaaattcagaaagaaattcagaATAAGGACTTGGGGCCCGTACACAAAGATAACCGGCTGGATGATTTTTCAGgttggttgcgaaagactgaataCCAGGCTTTTCAAATTAGCTGTAATCCActttaggtttaaagtttatttaaaGGCAAGAGACATAAATAGCTGCAGCATAAATCGCGTGTCTTTATTTAGCATGCCCCAGAATTTGGAGACTTTCGGCGCAtgtaggctgtaacaacaagtagGATAGGGTGTGAAATGTGTACTACAGCCCCCCCACACCGGTCAGCTCCCACCCATTGGcgttggatctgtgggaaacactgattctatatatatatattctatttaaTATTCAAATTCTTGTGAGAAGCTTATGAAGGTCAAACATGTATTAAGTCATTGGAAGAAAGTTGTAAGATACATTTTAAGGGCTTACAATGAGTGCTGGTACTGTCATGTTATGGACGGATTTCATTCTGCTCTGCATCCTATAGTCAAGGTTGCCAACTTGTAGTGTTAGCATGTTCGCTGCGTGCTTAGTATGCTCGCTGCTAGCGTTAGCATGTAGCATTGAAACTGGTCCAAAGTGAATAATACTTTttaatgcttgttttatttatttacagatgTCCACCGGCTCCTTTGTGGcatataaaaaaggaaatggagtttgttgttgtattttaaagAACATGGTttatgttatatttatattgttggTTAATGAATACAAATGCGTCGTTGCATGTGTCACATGGTCTTTGTGTTGTATGTGGAAACTTTTGATGTGTCACGGTGAGTATTTAACTGCTGCATATTTCATTGTCAGCATTCCCATGTTTACTGGACATTTCAAATACGGGACAATTGTAACAAAAGTGTCAAATGTGAAAAGAATTTCACTGACTTATGAAAGATGTTGATTACGTGATCACATTTAGACCTTATTTCAACAAGATTTGAAATATTGGCTTTTACTTTAAGCACTATAACATATACTgctgtttattctttatttttatttcactatGAATACAGTgggtgtttgtattttttcataACAAGAAATATTTGTGTACATCAggaatatatttgtgaatccTATGTGgttttttgtttatatataCGAAATGTTTGCGGAGAGTCGTTTACATCCAAACCACAAAATACACTTGTGAATCCTGCATAGTGTTAAGACCGATGTGACCGCTCACCATTTACCTCTTCAATAAATGTCAAAGAAATGATGGAAAAATATTGATTATTGGAAGCGGGAAAGGAGCATTGCCACTTTGTAGGCGTGGACCTTTAACTAAAAGTTAAAACCCCTACGACACTCACACAACATCTGACCTTTGCTTCACAGGGAGACACTTTCATGCCACACTTGATTTCTGCCATATCATGAAATCGGAGTTCCCCACAACATCCACACATCTGTCAGGTCATGTTTAAGCCGGAGCTGTGTGTCAGCAGTAACACTTCCCATGCAACTCGGCAGGCGCTGCACACCAGGCTGTATAAAAGAGCTGCGAGGACTCGGTGGACCTTTAGCTCCGCGGCGCTGACAAGAGGACCTGCCAGAAGACGCAGCTGTACGGAATATCCCAGTTTATGTCAGGTGTGTTTCAAACATTGACACATTTCTTGTTATtcatattaaaatgttttttaagttTACTAATTAACGCCAATCACTTGTCTGCTTAGATGGAGACCATGAAGAGTGCGAGGACCAACGAGACAGGGGACATTGGCAGGTAGGACAGTTTATTCTAAAGAGGCTTTCAACACAAAGAACCGTATGATTAGAGAGAATACAAGTTATATTTCCGGACGTTTagcacatttttcctttttgtgtccCACGGTCAGTGATCTATCAGAGCAGGTCAAAGCCGCCACTAAGGACAGCCACGTCcgagctgaaaacacacagctgaTGCTGAGCTACCAGAAGGGTGACATCACCCTGCCTCAGTACAAGGTGAGCGCTACACAATTTACACATCACACTTTTCTGCTGTTGGTTCCGTTTACATTGttcagaagaaagaaagaaaatctttTTCTTCATGTCCCGGTCAGGTGCTGCTGTGTTCCCTCCACGAGATCTACAAAGCGCTGGAAGAGGAGCTAGACAGGAATTCTGCCCATCCCGCCGTCGCACCGATATACTTCCCTCAGGAACTCGCCCGTCTGGAGACCCTCGAGAGGGATCTGGAGCACTTCCTGGGGTCCGACTGGAGGAAGAAGGTGGTCGTTCCCGGAGCCACGCACAGATACCAACAGAGACTCCGACGGGTGAGCGGAGGGGAAGGAGCTCAGTCAACGTCGAGCACAGGCCTGTTGTGACACCATCTTGTGTGGTTGTCGTTTCATTTAACAGATTGGCAAAGAGAGGCCTGAGCTGTTGGTGGCCCATGCTTACACGCGTTACCTCGGCGACCTTTCGGGAGGTCAAGTGCTGGGGAAAATCACCCAGAAATCTCTAGGGCTGAGCAGCAAAGAGGGGCTttcgtttttctcttttcccggCGTGAGCAGCGCCAACCGCTTCAAGCAGCTGTACAGGAGCCGGATGAACAGCAtcgagctgacggaggaggagagggcggcGGTGCTGGAGGAGGCCGTCGCCGCCTTCGAGCTTAACATCCAGGTGAGCAAAAGAGGGATCACAGCGCAGATTTACCGTTTGCATGGACAGTGTGGCGGCAGTGACTTGTAATGGCATCCAGAATCCCCTTAATAGTCACACAGGAACTTGCAAAAAGAGAACTGAATCTGTcaacattatcttttttttttacgtctaTTCCTTCAGGTTTTTGATGACTTGCAGAAAATGTTGAGTGTCACAACCGAGATGGGGGACGGGTCAACGGTCAACGCCGGCCAAAAAACGTCTGCGTTCCCATCTTTACCCATCATGCACACCGTGGGATTGTGTGTGGCTCTCATCACTATTGGACTGGGAATCTACTCCTTGTAGATTTTGTGTGCACACGCAGTACTTTACCAACCAATTAATGCAACTTGTCTAATCTTTAAAGTATCAAATCACAGCTAAAACTAATTCTCAACTGTGACTATTAAAACCATCCTGCACTGTGAAACTCGTTTTACGattcctttttaataaaaaaaacttctcTCTCTCAACGTATGAGTTGAAATAACTTATGAGCCTCACAGACTGTGAGGCTCGTAAGAGTGAGTTGTGGTTTTGGTATAAGAGTGACCATGTGAGAGGATGGATGACAGGGTGTGTGACTGAGGGTGAGTGTCCATATGACATATTAGTGATACTAGATGTGGCAAGAAACGGGTGTGGAAGAATACAACTGAGAATACTGGGGGAGTGTTCATATGACATTTGGGAGGTTACAGTAAATGATGGTGCAAGACTTCAACTGACACTATGCTTGACTTAGATTCAGACACAGATCCAGAGAGTAAGTACTTCAACAATGGGAGAAATTGTGACTACTACACGGAAAATCAGTTCAACGAAAAGTTTGGGTCAGAACACAATATAAAGATAATACACTTCAAGGGGGAGTTGCACTTTATGTTGATAGAAGACTTAAGTACAAGATTGTTGAAAGTATGACGGCTGCAATTGATGATATATGTGAATGTATTACTATTGAAATAGATATGGGGAAAAGGAAGAACATCATTGTCAGCTGTGCCTACCGGGCTCCCAACAATAGCATAGAGAAGTTcaaggaggtgatggagagtaTGGCTACAAACACCGAGCAAAAGGTAACTTTTCTCTGTGGCGATTACAACATCGATCTTCTGAATCCTAACAAACTAACACCGATAGAGAAATTCATGGATGCAATGTACAGCAAAAGCTTGTATCCTACTATTACTAAACCTAGTCGAATTACATTTCACTCTGCAACACTTATAGATAATATTTTTACTAATAACCTAATAGATAATATAGAAAgtggattattattaaatgatattAGTGACCATCTGCCGGTGTTTTCATTCTACAGCGGTGCACCTAGGTTGGCTGAAAGGAATGAAATGATAGAAAGGAGATTAAGAACGGTTGACAATCTAAACAAGTTCAGAAATGAATTAAGTGCACAAAACTGGAGAAAGGTTtatgaggcagaggaggttgaTTATGCTTATGATTCCTTCCTGCAAACTTTTCTGATGTTATATGACAGATGCTGTCCAATTCAGCAAAGCAGAAAACGAGCAAATCGCTCAGATAAACCTTGGCTTACAAAGGGTCTGTTGAACgcctgtaaaaagaagaacttcTTATATAAAGAGTTTATCAAGAATAGAAataaggagaaagaaatgaagtattaaagatataaaaataaattaactgatATTATGCGAAATTGTAAAAAGGATTATTATTGTAAACTactagataaaaataaaaataatataaaggaAACATGGAAGATCTTAAATTCAGTTATAAGAAATCAATCGACCAGCTCTGGATTGCCAGAAGAAATTCTAGATAATGATAAGATTATTAATGACAAAAAGGAGATGGTAGAAGGCTTCAATAAATTCTTTGTAAATGTGGGCCCTAAACTAGAAGAGCAGATAAACCTTCCGCAAGGGGGATGCGTAGCACATTATTTGGGCAAGAGGAACCCAGATACTATCTTTCTGAAGGACACccgataaaaatgaaattatagCCATAGttaataacttaaaaaaaaaaacatcaagagaCTGGAATGGTAATCATATGACAATAGTAAAAGAAGTCATTATTAATATAGCAGATCCCCTAGCACATATCTGTAATGTTTCACTTCAAACGGGCTTCTTTCcaaccaaaataaaaactgcTAAGGTAattctgattttcaaagaaggtgaaaaaaacctttacaaTAACTACAGACCAGTCTCCCTGCTTTCCCAattttccaaaattttggaaaaaatatttgctacaaggatggacagtttcatagataAACATGGATTACTCATAGATAGTCAATATGGTTTTAGGCCAAACCGATCAACATCATTGGCACTCATGGACTTAGTAGAAGAACTGACAAGCACAATAGATAACAAAAAGATGGCAATAGGGGTCTTCATAGATCTGAAGAAGGCATTTGACACAATAAACCATGATATACTGCTACACAAACTGGAAAGCTATGGGATCAGAGGGGTTGGACTAAATTGGGTACAAAGTTACataggacaaagaaaacagtttgtacAGATAGGGGATAAGAAGTCCTCCTTAAGAAATATTACCTGTGGTGTGCCGCAAGGATCAATACTgggtccaaaactatttattatttatataaatgatatAAGTAATGCTTCCAGGAtcctgaaaaatgttatttttgcagatgacacaaatgtattctgtgaaGGAGGGAACCTCGAACAGTTGTTGGAGGCGGTCTCGACTGAGTTAACCAAGCTGAAATTGTGGTTTGATATAAATAGATTATCacttaatgtaaagaaaaccaaatttatggtctttggtaaaagtaacacacaagcaaacacacacattgaactaaAGATCGATAATATAAAAATCGAAAGGGTGTTTGAATAGTCCTTTCTAGGTGTAATGATAGACCACAAGCTCAGCTGCAGGCCACAGGTCACTCGTGTACACTCAAAATTGGCACGATGTGCAGGGATACTAGTCAGAGTCAGACATATATTGAATATACAATCACTGCATACACTATACTGTACACTCTTTGCCCcctatttgagttactgtgtggaagtgtggggtaatacctacaaaagcaccctacaggcaatatgcacaattaaaaaaaaagcaatacggaTAGTTAATAAGGTGGGGtactatgaacacacaaacacattatttctgaaattaaatatattaaaatttaTGGACTTAACAGATTTTAAAACgttacagattgtatttaaagcaagaaacagcctactctcaggaaacattcaaagttggTTTAGCGACAGACTAGGATAATTTAAGAGTGAGACTGAAACtgaggcaaccaaaggtgcactctacactgaaaagcaggtgcatatcggtctgtggggtgaagttgtggaacaacttaccagataagatcaaagattgtaaacatattgcacagttcaaaaaacatcttaaattatacacattagccaaatatgagatctgtgaaaatattcagtgacagaaatttaaattgtatttacttgtgcgtgtgagtatgcgtgcgtgtgtgcgtgtgagagagagtgtgtgtatgtatgtatgatattaaaagtaatatatactaattgagaatatggataagagaggggtgggtatctataagcttttgcttccctctaatccttttcttgaacaaaaggtgacttttctaattttgtagtctatgttgatttttacattttttaatgtttatatgttcaagaaataaaatgcttcaaaaaaaaaaacactttaatttttattattatttttttacacatcatGCGGAAGCTTGATAACATTTGTGTGGCAGCGTTGTGGTTACAAGTAATCCGACAGCTGCTGCTCAAATGAAACCCAGATGCACGTGAATCCCCTCCAGACAGCGACCGAATACTCAAAGAGGTCCGTTGGGAAAGACAGAGTGCTGTGAACAGGCAAACATCAAACTATTTACATCAACAATGCTCCTGTCGGCGCACGGCTTGCTCTACTTGACTCTGTAGAGCACTTTCCTCTGCATGCGGTGCTGCAGCTCGCCCCTTCTCAACATCAGTTGCAGGACTTTATAGATGGCGTGCTCTGGATACTTCTGTTAAGAGGAAGACACAACCAGATAGGAGCGATGAGTCCTCAAatcaacagaataaaaaaaaaagttttttaaaagtcATTGTTTTGTTAAAGATAGTTTTAGGTTGGATATTGTTGTACCGTTTAGTACTTAactttccctgaatattttgtaatattaatataataatatttaacgAACACTCGTAACCCTACGACAAaactttctctgtttcttcagCAGCCGCGTTGGTGTGCCTCAAGGTTCTTTCCTTGGCTCCCTTGTATTTTCTATAAAAATACACCATCGTGGCTTGGTTTTTCTTAGTAGCCTCCACTGAATTCAGTCAAAATGTCCAGCTTCATTTGAAAGGTTTGAGATTTAGTGCATATACGTTTGTAGGAAACAAGCTCCAAATGTGTTTTGCCATTTGTTCGTCAACAATGGAGCGTTTGGcttaaaatgacatgttttattATGGAATAGTGCCATTCTtgaccaccatcatcatcatcatctggtgAGACAGACCTGTTTGGTGATGTCTTGGACGATGCTGTGCTCGGACACTTGAGAGCCAATAGCGAAGCGTCTCTTCATCTGCTTCTCAACGCGCGAGATCATTTCCTGGTCCTCCTGGGAAGTGAAGCCCTCCACTCCTGGTAGCAAAATGTGGTGCGAGAGATGTTGAGAATGGGGAAACATTTCCTGTCACGCGTCACCAAGTCGAACATGACTGCCAACACACACCTGAAAGGCTTCCAGACAGCGCAGCATCCAGTGTGGACACCTGGAAGAGTCGGAGGGCCTCgtccacctcttcctctccggCCACAGCCTGGAGCTTCATCTTGGCCAGCGACTCTGCGATGCGCACGACGGCCTCCAGCTGCCTTGAAGAAGCAGACGCGCACACGTTCACTCACAGAACCCCCGTGTGACTAAAAcgcaggggggggcgggggggggcagaagtcGGGGCTACGAATTCACCGCTGACGTGTCTAAGCGGGAGACTGGGTGTTTGAAAAGACAATACCTGACGGTGATGGGGATGGAGGGCCTTTTGTCGGACTCCCTTTCGTGCTCCCTTGCTCCGCTCCTCATCACCACGTACCGGTTCTTCAGCTTCTCGGCGGCCGCGGCGGAGAGCCGAGGGCCACACTTACTGCGGACATTCAGAACCCGGCATTGTGATCAGCCCCGTTCTTAAAGCCTCAAGACTGCTGCAGCTCGCGCGTTGACAGAGACTCACGTTCTGGAATAGGCGATGTATTTCTTGAAGGTGGCCAGTGGAATCTCACCCTCGACGCCCTCAGTCTGCGTCTGGGCGCTCAGGTGAACGTTCATCACGTGACGAGCAAGCGTCTATAGGGCGGAgtcatgcattttttaaattttttattaaaaagagcCATCATGTTCCTCTCAATGACGCTGAATAAAAGCATGCGCCTCCTCACCATGTCCCGCTGATGGTCGTGGTGGTCTTTGATGATGAAGATCATGTCAAAACGGGACAGGATGGTTGGCATGAAGTCGATGTTGTCTTCCCCCTTCGTGTCGTCCCAGCGGCCGAACACAGAGTTGGCGGCGGCCAGCACGGAGCAGCGAGAGTTCAGGGTGGTGGTGATGCCCGCCTGCAGGGGGTTGTCAAAGTGTAACGTTCCCCCGGTAACACACTAAAAAACGACATTGGGTCTTAACGAATGGGTCAGTACCTTGGCAATGGAAATGGTCTGTTGCTCCATGGCTTCGTGAATGGCCACTCGGTCGTCCTCTCGCATCTGAATAACAtttcaatgaatgaaatgtgtcccTTGGACACGAATAAGGTGGAATAGCCTCCTTCTCCCACACAAAACCGCCTCTTTTACCTTGTCGAACTCGTCGATGCACACGACTCCGCCATCGGCCAGCACCATGGCCCCTCCCTCCATGATGAACCCGCGGGTGTGGGGGTCCCTCAGCACAGAGGCGGTCAGACCCGCGGCACTGCTGCCTTTCCCCGAGGTATACACCTGGGCGGAGCACGACAGAGAGTCGGCATTAGTGAGCGAACAGCTCGCAACGAATTTAGGGAAACTGAAGAGGATGGTTACCCCGATAGGCGAGCACCTCTCCACAAACTTCAGCAGCTGGGACTTGGCCGTGCCAGGATCTCCCAGCATCAGGAGGTTGATGTCCCCCCTGCGAGTGAGTCCGTCGGGAAGCCTGAAGAGACGGGGGGGCAGCTCGGGGCGTTACTAAACAGGCGCGGGGGGAAGGGGAAGGGTCTCATCGCCGAAGCCAAACCCCCGTAGCCTCACCTCTTCCTTGAACCCCCAAACAGCAGACAGGTGATGGCCTTTTTCAGATCTTCGCTGCCGTAGATGGAGGGAGCTACGGAGCGGGCCAGGGAGCCGTAAACGTTTGGCGAGGCGGACAGcgctctcagctcctcctcctcctgtggggTGACCGAGCCAGTCGCGCCACGTCCTGGAAGGAGACAAACACATGTGGAATCCAGTGCGTCAcacttttcttgtttttgtttgttgttgcagaAAGCCAACCCTACCTGCTCCTTCCGTGTCCACCTGGATGCCAACCACTCGCAGGTAGGACGCACGGATGCCCACGCCGGAACTCTTCTCTCTGCCATGGGGCTTCACGGCGGCCATCTTCTTGATGGAGTAGATACCCACGATGGTCACTCGGTTGCCCGGGACCACGCGGTCACACAGatacctggaggggggggggggcgaggagaaGGGGAACAGCTTGAACCAACAAGCCGTCACACTTCATTGGCGCCACTGGCTTGAGTGCGCGTCGTTTACCGGTCGCAGTAGAGCTGCATGTGACGGGGCATCTCTCCGTGAGGCACGGCGTCCGGGGACTCCTGCAGGCGCAGCGTCTGGAAGTCAACGCAAACGCAGCGGTCCGGGATGATGAAGTAGGGGTCAACGGGACACTTTGCCCTTCCAGGATTCTCTCTGTgcaaaaagagagcgagagaaaaaggGCAAACGACAAGGAAAATTAAACCGGGGGGGGAACATCGGACTCTTGTGCTGGCCTTTTGTCAGCGCTGAGGCGGTCGCACTCACTGATTGCACTTGCGTGGCAGGGCGTAACCCTGCAGGCCCGGGGGCAGAGGGATGTTGTTGATGAGGTGGCGACAGCTGCGGCACTGCAGACACACCTTGGTGGCCTTCGCCCTCACTGGCGTGGCCGAGATGATGATGCCGTGCACCTTCACCAGACGGGACACCTGCTCCGACTACGAGGGGGAGAGGGAAACGTGAGATGCGATCAGCTGGCCGACGACAGCGagacacaaaaaatgaaaaaagggggGGGCCCGTTGGGTACCTTGAGGCCACGGATGGAGGCGTGATGCGCGTCGCTCCTCAGCATGACCTGGATGTCCTGGACGGTCTCCTCCCCCACGGGCCGGGGGCGGGTCACCTCGTCGGCCAACTCCTTCGCAGCTTCCTCCAGCTGTAAGTTAGAGCAAATTATTAAGGAGGAGAGAATATTGTGTAGAAGAGTTATCGTTTTACTTTCATCACATAAGACTCACCATCGGCAGGTTCTCCGATGGCACCTTGTAGAGACAGTCTGACAGGTCCTCGTCAAAGCTGGCCAGatcctccatctccacctccacccagtACTCCCCCAGTGTGTAGTGTCTCTTCAGCTCATCTCTGAATTGGAAACAATTGTTTAGAATAACAGGAACCGCACCAGAGTCATCTCAACAAATTTGTTAGTTAAAAACCGGCACTTCTGTAGTTTTCGTTTACCACTAAATGCATGTTGAGCTCCAGAAATGCAGGAAACAACATTTCCCACAATTCTCTTCTTTTGCTTTCAAGCTACACACAACGCTGTCAAGCAGGCCCAAAGGGGGGTGactgtgatgacatcatcaaggtGCTGAGCAGCACATTTTAATTAATACCACATGTTAAGTGGATAACCATTTGTTTAA of Gasterosteus aculeatus chromosome 11, fGasAcu3.hap1.1, whole genome shotgun sequence contains these proteins:
- the hmox1a gene encoding heme oxygenase 1a; this translates as MFKPELCVSSNTSHATRQALHTRLYKRAARTRWTFSSAALTRGPARRRSCTEYPSLCQMETMKSARTNETGDIGSDLSEQVKAATKDSHVRAENTQLMLSYQKGDITLPQYKVLLCSLHEIYKALEEELDRNSAHPAVAPIYFPQELARLETLERDLEHFLGSDWRKKVVVPGATHRYQQRLRRIGKERPELLVAHAYTRYLGDLSGGQVLGKITQKSLGLSSKEGLSFFSFPGVSSANRFKQLYRSRMNSIELTEEERAAVLEEAVAAFELNIQVFDDLQKMLSVTTEMGDGSTVNAGQKTSAFPSLPIMHTVGLCVALITIGLGIYSL
- the mcm5 gene encoding DNA replication licensing factor MCM5 → MSGFDDPGVYYSDSFGGGDGHGGDEGGLKKIQIKKRFREFLRQFRVGTDRTGFTYKYRDELKRHYTLGEYWVEVEMEDLASFDEDLSDCLYKVPSENLPMLEEAAKELADEVTRPRPVGEETVQDIQVMLRSDAHHASIRGLKSEQVSRLVKVHGIIISATPVRAKATKVCLQCRSCRHLINNIPLPPGLQGYALPRKCNQENPGRAKCPVDPYFIIPDRCVCVDFQTLRLQESPDAVPHGEMPRHMQLYCDRYLCDRVVPGNRVTIVGIYSIKKMAAVKPHGREKSSGVGIRASYLRVVGIQVDTEGAGRGATGSVTPQEEEELRALSASPNVYGSLARSVAPSIYGSEDLKKAITCLLFGGSRKRLPDGLTRRGDINLLMLGDPGTAKSQLLKFVERCSPIGVYTSGKGSSAAGLTASVLRDPHTRGFIMEGGAMVLADGGVVCIDEFDKMREDDRVAIHEAMEQQTISIAKAGITTTLNSRCSVLAAANSVFGRWDDTKGEDNIDFMPTILSRFDMIFIIKDHHDHQRDMTLARHVMNVHLSAQTQTEGVEGEIPLATFKKYIAYSRTKCGPRLSAAAAEKLKNRYVVMRSGAREHERESDKRPSIPITVRQLEAVVRIAESLAKMKLQAVAGEEEVDEALRLFQVSTLDAALSGSLSGVEGFTSQEDQEMISRVEKQMKRRFAIGSQVSEHSIVQDITKQKYPEHAIYKVLQLMLRRGELQHRMQRKVLYRVK